A genomic region of Octopus sinensis linkage group LG2, ASM634580v1, whole genome shotgun sequence contains the following coding sequences:
- the LOC115224557 gene encoding uncharacterized protein LOC115224557 codes for MSLASLPIFTDDATLWFAQLEAYFCAHSVSSEKQLQILYSCMPPQLATTARDLITDPSPDATYASVKLEVEKRNTRSKESRFHELMADEQLGDRTPPEFLRRLRELSGKSADAPLLWKIFFSRLPAYIQTALESNSVDQIATMADKMVEFAVRPSSRAACVCSETSANSIDGLSKQIESLTKRMDAMASDFQDRVVVAVHHLVPLSQSPDCVGITPSLERKHISA; via the coding sequence ATGTCTTTGGCATCATTACCCATTTTCACAGATGATGCCACACTTTGGTTTGCACAACTAGAGGCATATTTTTGTGCACATAGTGTTTCTTCTGAGAAGCAGTTGCAAATTCTTTATAGTTGTATGCCTCCTCAACTTGCAACTACTGCCAGAGATCTTATTACAGATCCTTCTCCAGATGCCACTTACGCGTCTGTTAAATtagaagtagaaaaaagaaacacTAGAAGCAAGGAAAGTCGCTTCCATGAATTGATGGCGGATGAACAGTTGGGAGATAGGACGCCTCCTGAATTTCTGAGACGTTTAAGAGAGTTGAGCGGTAAATCTGCAGACGCTCCTCtgctttggaaaatttttttttcaaggttaCCCGCCTATATACAAACTGCTTTAGAGTCCAATTCTGTGGACCAAATAGCGACCATGGCAGATAAGATGGTTGAATTTGCAGTGCGACCATCTTCACGTGCTGCTTGTGTCTGCTCGGAAACTTCTGCAAACTCAATTGATGGACTTTCTAAACAAATAGAAAGTCTCACCAAAAGGATGGACGCGATGGCAAGCGATTTTCAAGATCGCGTAGTCGTGGCCGTTCACCATCTCGTTCCACTCAGTCAAAGTCCGGACTGTGTTGGTATCACTCCAAGTTTGGAGAGAAAGCACATAAGTGCATAA